One part of the Acidimicrobiia bacterium genome encodes these proteins:
- a CDS encoding HAD-IB family hydrolase, translated as MGRGTSHGRRQQHRGKTGADHGGCAQRRGPNLGPAAGAHKGVNRKGPLGHYPRVVDTLADAPRIAAFFDLDKTVIAKASMVAFSRPLQRAGMVSRRLMLKAAWGQIVYAQIGASPEKLEKLRESVLQLTKGWDQAEISAIVRDTLGDVIEPIVYEEALDRIRAHQLWGHKVFIVSASPEEVVAPIARMLGVDEAIATRAELDDNGRYSGRTERYIYGAEKVVAISEVAERDGFDLEHCWAYSDSATDIPMLAAVGHPVAVNPDKDLARVAKERGWMVEHFRLEVPLRERVAMPTPRRAVALGGGAAAGALMVGAWWLWRRPVATAPVPSWRRSIPMRQGR; from the coding sequence CAGCAACATCGGGGGAAGACCGGCGCCGATCACGGGGGGTGTGCCCAACGCCGTGGGCCGAACCTAGGCCCGGCGGCGGGCGCTCACAAGGGGGTGAATCGGAAAGGGCCGCTCGGTCATTACCCTCGCGTCGTGGACACTCTCGCCGATGCCCCCCGTATCGCAGCCTTCTTCGATCTCGACAAGACAGTGATCGCCAAGGCCTCGATGGTGGCTTTCAGTCGTCCGCTGCAGCGCGCCGGGATGGTTTCGCGTCGACTCATGCTCAAGGCGGCGTGGGGTCAGATCGTGTACGCCCAGATCGGCGCTTCGCCGGAGAAGTTGGAGAAACTCCGGGAGTCGGTGCTGCAACTCACAAAGGGCTGGGACCAGGCCGAGATCTCGGCCATCGTTCGAGACACGTTGGGTGATGTGATCGAGCCGATTGTGTATGAAGAGGCTCTTGACCGGATCCGTGCGCACCAACTCTGGGGCCACAAGGTGTTCATCGTGTCGGCCTCTCCCGAGGAGGTGGTGGCACCGATCGCACGGATGCTGGGCGTGGACGAGGCCATCGCTACGCGAGCCGAATTGGACGACAATGGCCGTTACTCAGGGCGGACCGAGCGCTACATCTACGGTGCGGAAAAGGTGGTGGCGATCAGTGAAGTGGCCGAGCGCGATGGTTTCGACCTTGAGCACTGCTGGGCCTACTCGGATTCGGCGACCGACATCCCCATGCTGGCCGCGGTAGGCCATCCGGTGGCGGTGAATCCCGACAAGGACCTGGCCCGCGTGGCCAAGGAGCGTGGTTGGATGGTTGAGCACTTCCGATTGGAAGTGCCGCTCCGTGAGCGGGTAGCGATGCCTACGCCAAGGCGGGCTGTGGCGCTGGGAGGCGGCGCGGCCGCCGGGGCGTTGATGGTGGGAGCGTGGTGGCTCTGGCGGCGCCCAGTCGCTACAGCGCCCGTACCTTCTTGGCGGCGATCGATCCCAATGCGACAAGGACGATGA